A region from the Oncorhynchus clarkii lewisi isolate Uvic-CL-2024 chromosome 8, UVic_Ocla_1.0, whole genome shotgun sequence genome encodes:
- the LOC139415687 gene encoding uncharacterized protein gives MSPRFSILARTSSPHKDFWSPQGLLVPTSTSGPLKHFWSPQALLVPTSTSGPLKHFWSPQALLVPSSTSGPHKDFWSPQALLVPTSTSGPLKHFWSPQALLVATRTSGPHKHFWSPQGQVEQSEVRDPLTPTEVRDPPTPTEVRDPLTPTEVRDPLTQTEVRDPLTPTEVRDPLTPTEVRDPLTPTEVRDPLTPTEVRDPPTQTEVRETPPPKQRSETPPHPKRGQRPPPPQQRSETPPTPTEVRDPPHPNRGQRPPPHPNRGQRPPHPNRGQRPPHPNRGQRPPHPNRGQRPPHPNRGQRPLTQTEVRDPLTQTEVRDPLTQTEVIDPLTQTEVRDPPHPNRGQRPPHPIRGQRPPHPIRGQRPPHPNRGQRTPTPTVI, from the exons ATGTCGCCACGTTTTAGTATCCTTGCGAGGACTTCTAGTCCCCAcaaggacttctggtccccacaaggacttctggtccccacaagcaCTTCTGGTCCCCTCAAGCACTTCTGGTCCCCTCAAgcacttctggtccccacaagcaCTTCTGGTCCCCTCAAGCACTTCTGGTCCCCTCAAGCACTTCTGGTCCCCTCAAgcacttctggtccccacaaggacttctggtccccacaagcacttctggtccccacaagcaCTTCTGGTCCCCTCAAgcacttctggtccccacaagcaCTTCTGGTCGCCAcaaggacttctggtccccacaagcacttctggtccccacaaggaca AGTGGAGCAGTCAG AGGTCAGAGACCCCCTCACCCCAACAGAGGTCAGAGACCCCCCCACCCCAACAGAGGTCAGAGACCCCCTCACCCCAACAGAGGTCAGAGACCCCCTCACCCAAACAGAGGTCAGAGACCCCCTCACCCCAACAGAGGTCAGAGACCCCCTCACCCCAACAGAGGTCAGAGACCCCCTCACCCCAACAGAGGTCAGAGACCCCCTCACCCCAACAGAGGTCAGAGACCCCCCCACCCAAACAGAGGTCAGAGAGACACCCCCACCCAAACAGAGGTCAGAGACTCCCCCCCACCCCAAAAGAGGTCAgagaccccccccaccccaacagAGGTCAgagaccccccccaccccaacagAGGTCAgagaccccccccaccccaacagaggtcagagaccccccccccaccccaacagAGGTCAGAGACCCCCCCACCCCAACAGAGGTCAGAGACCCCCCCACCCCAACAGAGGTCAGAGACCCCCCCACCCCAACAGAGGTCAGAGACCCCCTCACCCAAACAGAGGTCAGAGACCCCTCACCCAAACAGAGGTCAGAGACCCCCTCACCCAAACAGAGGTCAGAGACCCCCTCACCCAAACAGAGGTCATAGACCCCCTCACCCAAACAGAGGTCAgagaccccccccaccccaacagAGGTCAGAGACCCCCTCACCCCATCAGAGGTCAGAGACCCCCTCACCCCATCAGAGGTCAGAGACCCCCCCACCCCAACAGAGGTCAGAGAACCCCCACCCCAACAGTTATTTAG